In one Bradyrhizobium sp. 4 genomic region, the following are encoded:
- a CDS encoding flavin-dependent oxidoreductase — translation MKAIIVGGGIGGLTTALMLRSRGLACEIFEQSDTIRELGVGINTLPHAMRELAGLGLLQQLDDVAIRTDQLYYLNRHGQEVWREARGIDAGHDVPQFSIHRGRLQGVIHRAVEERLGPEAIHTGCRLGAFTQDEGGVTAYFFDRSGAHIHTARGDILIGADGIHSRVRDTLFPSEGPPCWNGLMLWRGARDWPLFLTGKSMIVAGGLNAKVVIYPIAEGSSPASRLTNWAVLVRVGEGNAPPPRKEDWSRPGRREELMPHVARFSVPYVDVKSLISATPEFYEYPTCDRDPLPYWSSGRVTLLGDAAHPMYPVGSNGASQAILDARCLADALVRAEHPRQALLEYEKKRLPMTADIVRSNRRGGPEGVIDAVEQLAPDGFDNVDNVLSYSQREAIVRGYATKAGFAAVPGLAAVRA, via the coding sequence ATGAAGGCGATTATCGTCGGCGGCGGTATCGGTGGTCTCACCACCGCATTGATGCTGCGCTCGCGGGGCCTCGCTTGCGAGATCTTCGAGCAGTCCGACACCATCCGCGAGCTTGGCGTCGGCATCAACACGCTGCCCCATGCCATGCGTGAGCTGGCAGGCCTCGGTCTGCTGCAGCAGCTTGACGATGTCGCGATCCGCACCGACCAGCTCTATTACCTTAACCGTCACGGCCAGGAAGTCTGGCGCGAGGCGCGCGGCATCGACGCCGGCCACGATGTGCCGCAATTCTCGATCCACCGCGGCCGCCTTCAAGGCGTCATCCATCGGGCCGTCGAGGAGCGGCTCGGGCCGGAGGCCATCCACACCGGCTGCCGCCTCGGTGCCTTCACGCAGGACGAGGGCGGCGTCACCGCGTACTTCTTCGACCGCTCAGGCGCGCACATCCATACCGCACGCGGCGACATCCTGATTGGTGCCGACGGCATCCATTCGCGGGTCCGTGACACGCTGTTCCCGAGCGAGGGGCCGCCGTGCTGGAACGGCCTGATGCTGTGGCGCGGTGCGCGGGATTGGCCGCTATTCCTTACCGGCAAGTCGATGATCGTCGCCGGCGGGCTCAACGCCAAGGTGGTGATCTATCCCATCGCGGAGGGATCGAGCCCGGCGAGCCGTCTCACCAATTGGGCGGTGCTGGTGAGGGTCGGCGAGGGCAACGCGCCGCCGCCGCGGAAGGAAGACTGGTCGCGGCCGGGCCGTCGCGAGGAGCTGATGCCGCATGTGGCGCGCTTTTCGGTGCCTTACGTCGACGTGAAGAGCCTGATCTCGGCCACGCCCGAGTTCTACGAATATCCGACCTGCGACCGCGATCCGTTGCCCTATTGGTCGTCCGGCAGAGTGACGCTGCTCGGCGATGCCGCGCATCCGATGTATCCGGTTGGCTCCAATGGTGCCTCGCAGGCCATCCTCGATGCGCGCTGCCTCGCCGACGCGCTGGTGCGCGCCGAGCATCCGCGCCAGGCGCTGCTTGAATACGAGAAGAAGCGCCTGCCCATGACCGCGGACATCGTCCGCTCCAACCGGCGCGGCGGCCCCGAGGGCGTCATCGACGCCGTCGAGCAGCTCGCGCCTGATGGTTTCGACAATGTCGACAACGTGCTGAGCTATTCCCAGCGCGAGGCGATCGTGCGCGGCTATGCCACCAAGGCCGGCTTCGCCGCAGTGCCGGGACTTGCGGCGGTGCGGGCTTAA
- a CDS encoding bifunctional salicylyl-CoA 5-hydroxylase/oxidoreductase: MKVAIIGGGPAGLYAAILLKKQRPSAEIAVYERNRADDTFGFGVVFSDATLDNFEKHDLPSYRRITQEFAYWDDIAVHFRGTVHRVGGNGFCGCSRQKLLLILQARARELGVILNFEADVEDESRFADADLILVADGINSRFRDKYVDHFAPEVDLRANKFAWMGSTRPLDAFTFIFQETEWGPFIAHAYQYEAGHSTWIFETDPETFERAGLTGLNETQSAARMAEIFGWFLDGHQLLTNRSTWRNFPMIRSKRWVKGNMVLLGDAKASAHFSIGSGTKLAMEDAIALAEAMEKAPSIKAALDVYEHGRREEVEKTQHAADVSLVWFEHVDRFWDFDPVQFAFGVMTRSKAITYDNLKLRAPDFVAEVERSFAKRVRDSGFEVDTEKPMVPLFQPFRLREMEIANRAVVSPMCMYSAKEGVPTDFHLVHYGSRAIGGAGLIFTEMTCVARDARITPGCAGLWNDEQEASWQRIVDFVHANSAAKICLQLGHAGRKGATKLMWDGMDRPLEEGGWKVCSASPLPYFPDSQVPRELDRVGMNAVKDAFVAAAERGERCGFDMLELHCAHGYLLASFISPLTNTRTDEYGGSLENRLRFPLEIFEALRAIWPSHKPMSVRISATDWAEGGIGGDDAVAIARAFAEAGVDLVDVSTGQTVRDAQPIYGRMFQTPFSDQVRNEARVATMCVGNITTADQANTILAAGRADLVALGRPHLVDPSFTMRAAAWYGADDAFCPPQYLPGKDQIFRNSVRDRQDLEELRIKAKPKTRAELKAEATKPLAAE, translated from the coding sequence ATGAAAGTCGCGATCATCGGTGGCGGACCTGCGGGTCTCTACGCTGCAATCCTGCTGAAGAAGCAGCGGCCGAGCGCCGAGATCGCGGTGTACGAGCGCAACCGCGCCGACGACACCTTCGGCTTCGGCGTGGTGTTCTCGGACGCCACCCTAGATAATTTCGAGAAGCACGACCTCCCGAGCTATCGCCGCATCACCCAGGAATTCGCCTACTGGGACGACATCGCGGTGCACTTCCGCGGAACGGTCCATCGGGTCGGCGGCAACGGCTTTTGTGGCTGCTCGCGGCAGAAGCTGCTCCTGATCCTGCAGGCGCGCGCGCGAGAACTGGGCGTCATCCTGAACTTCGAGGCGGATGTCGAGGACGAATCCCGCTTCGCTGACGCCGATCTCATCCTGGTCGCAGACGGCATCAACAGCCGCTTCCGCGACAAATATGTCGATCATTTCGCGCCGGAAGTCGATCTCCGTGCCAACAAGTTCGCCTGGATGGGTTCGACCAGGCCGCTGGATGCCTTCACCTTCATCTTCCAGGAGACGGAGTGGGGACCGTTCATCGCCCATGCCTATCAATATGAAGCCGGGCACTCGACCTGGATTTTCGAGACCGATCCGGAGACGTTCGAACGCGCCGGGCTGACGGGGCTGAACGAGACCCAGTCGGCTGCGCGAATGGCCGAGATCTTCGGCTGGTTCCTCGATGGGCATCAATTGCTCACCAATCGTTCGACGTGGCGCAACTTCCCGATGATCCGCAGCAAGCGCTGGGTCAAGGGCAACATGGTTCTGCTCGGCGACGCCAAGGCGAGCGCGCATTTCTCGATCGGCTCGGGCACCAAGCTCGCGATGGAAGATGCGATTGCGCTGGCAGAGGCGATGGAGAAGGCGCCCAGCATCAAGGCGGCGCTGGACGTCTATGAGCACGGGCGGCGTGAGGAGGTCGAGAAGACGCAGCACGCCGCGGACGTCTCGCTGGTCTGGTTCGAGCATGTCGACCGCTTCTGGGATTTCGATCCCGTGCAGTTTGCCTTCGGCGTGATGACGCGCTCGAAGGCGATCACCTACGATAATCTGAAGCTTCGCGCTCCTGACTTCGTGGCGGAGGTCGAAAGATCGTTTGCCAAGCGTGTTCGTGACAGCGGTTTCGAAGTCGACACCGAGAAGCCGATGGTGCCGCTGTTCCAGCCCTTCCGGCTGCGTGAGATGGAGATCGCCAATCGCGCCGTGGTGTCGCCGATGTGCATGTATTCGGCGAAGGAGGGCGTGCCGACCGATTTCCATCTGGTGCATTACGGATCGCGCGCGATCGGCGGCGCCGGCCTGATCTTCACGGAGATGACCTGCGTTGCCCGCGACGCCCGCATCACGCCCGGTTGCGCCGGTCTGTGGAATGACGAGCAGGAGGCCTCCTGGCAACGCATCGTTGATTTCGTCCATGCCAATTCGGCCGCAAAAATCTGCCTGCAACTGGGGCACGCCGGGCGCAAGGGCGCGACCAAGCTGATGTGGGACGGCATGGACCGTCCGCTCGAGGAGGGCGGTTGGAAGGTGTGTTCGGCATCGCCGCTGCCCTATTTTCCCGACAGCCAGGTTCCGCGGGAGCTCGATCGCGTCGGCATGAATGCAGTGAAGGACGCTTTCGTTGCAGCGGCCGAGCGCGGCGAGCGTTGCGGCTTCGACATGCTCGAACTGCACTGCGCCCACGGCTATCTGCTTGCGAGCTTCATCTCGCCGCTGACGAACACCCGCACGGATGAGTATGGCGGCTCGCTCGAAAACCGCCTGCGCTTCCCGCTCGAAATCTTCGAGGCGCTGCGGGCCATATGGCCGTCGCACAAGCCGATGTCTGTGCGCATTTCCGCGACCGACTGGGCCGAGGGTGGCATCGGCGGCGACGACGCAGTGGCGATCGCGCGGGCTTTTGCCGAGGCGGGCGTCGATCTCGTCGACGTCTCGACCGGGCAGACCGTGCGCGATGCGCAGCCGATCTATGGCCGCATGTTCCAGACCCCGTTCTCCGACCAGGTCCGCAATGAGGCGCGCGTGGCCACGATGTGCGTCGGCAACATCACGACGGCGGACCAGGCCAACACCATCCTGGCTGCCGGCCGGGCTGACCTCGTCGCGCTCGGGCGGCCGCATCTGGTCGATCCCTCCTTCACCATGAGGGCGGCAGCCTGGTACGGGGCGGACGACGCGTTCTGCCCGCCGCAATATCTTCCCGGAAAAGATCAGATTTTCCGCAACAGCGTGCGCGACCGGCAGGATCTCGAGGAGCTGAGAATTAAGGCTAAGCCCAAGACCCGGGCCGAGCTCAAGGCGGAGGCGACAAAGCCGCTTGCGGCCGAGTGA
- a CDS encoding enoyl-CoA hydratase family protein, whose product MSRPANPVTLPLADYSPQHFLLAVVDGVATVTLNRPERKNPLTFESYRELTDFFRACAFDDTVKSIVVTGAGANFSSGGDVFEIIGPLVKMDTKGLTAFTRMTGDLVKAMRACPQPIVAAVEGICAGAGAIIAMASDMRLAASGAKVAFLFNKVGLAGCDMGACAILPRIIGQSRASELLYTGRFMTAEEGERWGFFSRIVTSEQVLPQAQLLAKQIAEGPTFANTMTKRMLAMEWAMSVEEAIEAEAVAQALCMTTADFERAFEAFANKVKPVFRGD is encoded by the coding sequence ATGAGCAGACCAGCCAATCCTGTGACCTTACCGCTTGCGGACTATTCGCCGCAGCACTTCCTGCTGGCCGTGGTCGATGGTGTTGCGACAGTCACGCTCAATCGTCCGGAACGGAAGAATCCGTTGACCTTCGAGAGCTATCGCGAACTCACCGATTTCTTTCGCGCCTGCGCGTTCGACGATACGGTCAAGTCCATCGTCGTGACCGGCGCTGGTGCCAATTTTTCGTCCGGCGGCGACGTGTTCGAGATCATCGGGCCGCTCGTGAAAATGGACACCAAGGGGCTGACGGCGTTTACGCGGATGACCGGTGACCTCGTCAAGGCGATGCGGGCCTGTCCGCAGCCGATTGTTGCCGCGGTTGAAGGCATTTGCGCCGGCGCGGGCGCGATCATCGCCATGGCGTCGGACATGCGGCTTGCTGCGAGCGGGGCCAAGGTTGCCTTCCTCTTCAACAAGGTGGGCCTTGCCGGTTGTGACATGGGCGCCTGCGCGATCCTGCCGCGGATCATCGGACAGTCCCGCGCTTCCGAGTTGCTCTACACCGGCCGGTTCATGACCGCGGAGGAGGGCGAGCGCTGGGGCTTCTTCAGCCGTATCGTCACGTCGGAGCAGGTGCTGCCCCAGGCACAGCTACTGGCCAAGCAGATTGCTGAGGGACCGACCTTCGCCAACACCATGACCAAGCGGATGCTGGCCATGGAATGGGCGATGTCGGTGGAGGAGGCGATCGAGGCGGAGGCCGTTGCTCAAGCGCTGTGCATGACAACCGCCGATTTCGAACGGGCCTTCGAGGCCTTTGCCAACAAGGTCAAGCCGGTCTTCAGGGGCGACTAG
- a CDS encoding SDR family oxidoreductase: MSGLPHSPHALVTGGGRGIGRAIAAALVEAGATVTVLGRNAATLEEAVSAGAAHFAAVADVSDETSMKVAIAQAGARQPIDILIANAGSAESAPFAKSDSALFARMMDVNFKGVVHAVSAVLPGMKDRPYGRIVAIASTAGLKGYAYVSAYTAAKHAVVGLVRSLALEMAGSNVTINAVCPGFTDTDLVAGSIENIMKKTGRSREQAIAELAKHNPQGRLISPQQVADTVLWLCGEGAGAITGQAIAVAGGEI, from the coding sequence ATGTCCGGATTACCGCATTCGCCGCACGCGCTGGTGACCGGTGGCGGTCGCGGTATCGGTCGCGCCATCGCAGCAGCGCTCGTCGAGGCCGGTGCCACGGTGACCGTCCTTGGGCGGAACGCTGCGACGCTTGAAGAGGCCGTCAGCGCAGGCGCCGCGCATTTTGCGGCCGTCGCCGACGTCTCGGACGAAACTTCAATGAAAGTCGCCATCGCTCAAGCGGGTGCACGGCAGCCGATCGATATCCTGATCGCCAACGCGGGAAGTGCCGAGTCCGCGCCGTTCGCCAAATCCGACAGCGCACTGTTCGCGCGCATGATGGACGTCAATTTCAAGGGCGTGGTCCATGCTGTCAGCGCTGTGCTGCCCGGGATGAAGGATCGTCCCTATGGCCGTATCGTCGCGATCGCGTCGACGGCGGGGCTCAAGGGCTATGCCTATGTCAGCGCCTACACCGCGGCCAAGCACGCTGTGGTCGGTCTCGTGCGGTCCCTCGCACTCGAGATGGCTGGCAGCAATGTGACCATCAACGCAGTGTGTCCCGGTTTCACCGACACCGATCTGGTTGCCGGCAGCATCGAGAACATCATGAAAAAGACGGGGCGCAGCCGCGAGCAGGCCATCGCCGAGCTCGCGAAACATAATCCGCAAGGGCGATTGATCTCTCCTCAGCAGGTCGCGGATACCGTGCTCTGGCTGTGCGGCGAGGGCGCCGGCGCAATCACCGGGCAGGCGATCGCTGTTGCCGGTGGTGAGATTTAG
- a CDS encoding alpha/beta hydrolase: protein MITKDGRFAYEAAGDPGGTPLIFLHGIGGAARAWRQQLATFGDRFHAIAWDMPGYGGSAPLASVSIAALADALQRFIEQLGASRPILVGHSIGGMIVQKWLVQSPKLARAVVLAQTSPAFGKADGDWQKSFIAARLGPLDRGETMKSLAPSLVKELVGDDPDPRGMELARECMASVPEASYRAMLLALIGFDQRSTLKDISIPTLLLSGSKDNNAPAPMMAKTATYIPSAEYVELDAVGHLANLERPDAFNEALGRFLNSVATKT, encoded by the coding sequence ATGATAACAAAGGACGGCCGCTTCGCCTATGAAGCAGCGGGCGATCCGGGCGGGACACCTCTGATTTTCCTGCATGGCATCGGCGGTGCGGCACGGGCCTGGCGGCAGCAGCTTGCGACATTCGGCGACCGCTTCCACGCGATTGCATGGGACATGCCGGGCTATGGCGGCTCGGCGCCGCTCGCCAGCGTCAGCATCGCTGCCCTGGCGGATGCGCTTCAGCGATTCATCGAGCAGCTTGGGGCGAGCAGGCCGATTCTGGTCGGCCATTCCATCGGCGGCATGATCGTCCAGAAATGGCTGGTGCAATCCCCAAAACTGGCGCGCGCGGTCGTGCTGGCGCAGACCAGCCCGGCGTTCGGCAAGGCCGACGGCGATTGGCAGAAATCGTTTATCGCCGCCCGGCTCGGGCCGCTCGATCGCGGCGAAACGATGAAGTCGCTGGCTCCCTCTCTGGTGAAGGAGCTGGTGGGCGACGATCCTGATCCCAGGGGAATGGAGCTTGCACGCGAGTGCATGGCAAGTGTGCCCGAGGCGAGCTATCGCGCCATGTTGCTGGCCTTGATCGGCTTCGACCAACGCAGCACCCTCAAGGATATTTCCATCCCGACGCTGCTGCTGTCCGGCTCCAAGGACAACAACGCGCCAGCCCCAATGATGGCGAAGACGGCGACCTACATTCCTTCCGCGGAATATGTCGAGCTCGACGCTGTCGGCCATCTCGCCAACCTCGAACGCCCCGATGCCTTTAACGAGGCGCTCGGCCGATTCCTGAATTCCGTCGCGACGAAAACGTAG
- a CDS encoding acyl-CoA dehydrogenase family protein, which produces MTMQVSKTIGASDKVALDAPIFDPVAFRLSDEQAGIIARAREIGQSVFAGRAATYDREAIFPSENYRDLHRVGLLGIAVPKKHGGLGANYQTYALAAAEIGRYCGATALTWNMHVCSTLWSGPLADDLDMDAETRAEHEQRRAVHYKRIVEHGAIYSQPFSEGGAAAAGGVAFGTEARPVEGGWIVNGKKIFASLSGHADYYGVLCTEIEEGEKASRRNTLYLAIPSKSEGVSVVGDWDPLGMRGTVSRTLLFKEVFVPADSALMPRGVYFQAAMRWPHMFLTLSPTYMGLAQAAYDFTVRYLRGEVPGMPPVKRRMYPTKQIAVAQMQIKLEQIKAIWFQAVTDARANPSKEQVLRAYAAQYSVMEGANELAALAIRTCGGQAMLRSLPLERIYRDSRCGSLMLPWTAELCLDRIGREALYEAGETDD; this is translated from the coding sequence ATGACCATGCAAGTCAGCAAGACCATCGGCGCGAGTGACAAGGTCGCGCTGGATGCGCCGATCTTCGATCCCGTCGCATTCCGACTGAGCGACGAGCAGGCCGGCATTATCGCGCGGGCGCGCGAGATCGGCCAGAGCGTGTTCGCCGGCCGCGCCGCGACTTACGACCGCGAGGCGATCTTCCCGTCTGAGAATTATCGCGACCTGCATCGCGTCGGCCTGCTCGGTATTGCCGTACCCAAGAAGCATGGCGGGCTCGGCGCGAATTATCAAACCTACGCACTGGCGGCAGCCGAAATCGGCCGCTATTGCGGCGCGACTGCGCTCACCTGGAACATGCATGTCTGCTCGACGCTGTGGTCGGGTCCGCTCGCCGACGATCTCGACATGGATGCTGAAACCCGCGCCGAGCACGAGCAGCGGCGTGCAGTCCACTACAAGCGCATCGTCGAGCATGGCGCGATCTATTCGCAGCCTTTTTCGGAAGGCGGTGCAGCTGCGGCAGGCGGTGTTGCTTTCGGCACGGAAGCGCGGCCGGTCGAGGGCGGCTGGATCGTCAACGGCAAGAAGATCTTTGCATCACTCTCCGGCCATGCGGACTATTACGGCGTTCTCTGCACGGAGATCGAGGAAGGCGAGAAGGCTTCGCGCCGCAATACGCTTTACCTCGCCATCCCCTCAAAATCGGAAGGCGTCTCGGTCGTCGGCGACTGGGACCCGCTCGGCATGCGCGGAACAGTCTCGCGCACGCTGCTGTTCAAGGAGGTGTTCGTGCCGGCAGATTCGGCGCTGATGCCGCGCGGCGTCTATTTCCAGGCCGCGATGCGCTGGCCGCACATGTTCCTGACGCTGTCGCCAACCTATATGGGCCTTGCGCAAGCCGCCTATGACTTCACTGTGCGGTATCTGCGCGGCGAAGTACCGGGCATGCCGCCGGTCAAGCGCAGGATGTATCCGACCAAGCAAATTGCGGTCGCGCAGATGCAGATCAAGCTCGAGCAGATCAAGGCGATCTGGTTCCAGGCCGTCACCGATGCGCGCGCCAATCCGAGCAAGGAGCAGGTGCTTCGCGCTTATGCCGCACAATATTCGGTGATGGAGGGTGCCAATGAGCTCGCCGCGCTCGCGATCCGCACCTGCGGCGGACAGGCCATGCTGCGCTCGCTGCCGCTGGAGCGCATCTATCGCGATAGCCGCTGCGGCTCGCTGATGTTGCCCTGGACAGCCGAGCTCTGCCTCGACCGGATCGGGCGCGAGGCGCTGTACGAGGCCGGCGAAACGGACGACTAA
- a CDS encoding long-chain fatty acid--CoA ligase, whose protein sequence is MDLCSLIDRNAAFAPDKTAIAFEGERLSYAAFAARIERTAATLKQELGVGRGDRVAILSLNRPDYLVLLYACARLGAMLVPLNWRLAVAEQLFILNDAGAKVLVLEQAFEGVLAELEGTAIVGLDFEPARSMTFENLLARSRGTGRNPHTDLSCPLLIVYTSGTTGRPKGAVLRQEALFWNGVMSQHMHNMTSDDHVLTLLPFFHVGGLNIQTTAALQLGATVTVHARFTPDTALAAIERERPTLTVMVPAIIQAVSEHPAWPTSDLSSLKAVATGSTIVPPHLIDRFVARGVPVLQVYGSTETCPIAVYTRLGGDLSRAGSTGLAGLCCEAKVIDHAGNEVPTGAPGEIAVRGPNVFFEYWGNADATRDALHDGWYRTGDIGLCDADGYFWVRDRKKNMIISGGENIYPAEVERVLLEHPDVSECAVIGRPDPRWDEVPIAYVIPRSGCRLEADALKAHLQAQLARYKVPRDIVFVTDLPRTALGKVQHFLLKQLDAQSRAQGEAS, encoded by the coding sequence GTGGATCTCTGCAGTCTGATCGATCGCAACGCGGCGTTCGCGCCAGACAAGACGGCCATCGCCTTCGAGGGCGAACGGTTGAGCTATGCGGCATTCGCTGCACGCATCGAGCGGACGGCGGCGACGTTGAAGCAGGAGCTCGGCGTCGGCCGGGGCGACCGCGTTGCGATCCTCAGCCTGAACCGGCCGGACTATCTGGTTCTGCTCTATGCCTGCGCGCGGCTCGGCGCGATGCTGGTGCCCCTGAACTGGCGGCTCGCTGTCGCCGAGCAGCTCTTCATCCTCAACGATGCCGGCGCCAAGGTCCTGGTGCTCGAGCAGGCATTTGAGGGGGTCCTTGCCGAGCTTGAGGGGACCGCAATCGTCGGGCTCGATTTCGAGCCGGCCCGCAGCATGACGTTCGAAAACCTGTTGGCTCGAAGCCGCGGCACCGGCCGCAACCCGCACACTGATCTCTCCTGTCCGCTCCTCATTGTCTACACATCGGGAACGACCGGACGACCCAAAGGCGCAGTGCTGCGCCAGGAGGCGTTGTTCTGGAACGGCGTCATGAGCCAGCACATGCACAACATGACGTCCGATGACCATGTGCTGACGCTGCTACCGTTCTTCCACGTCGGTGGCCTCAACATCCAGACCACGGCGGCGCTCCAGCTGGGCGCGACGGTCACGGTTCACGCACGCTTCACGCCGGACACCGCGCTTGCAGCCATCGAACGGGAACGGCCGACCTTGACCGTGATGGTGCCGGCGATCATCCAGGCGGTGAGCGAGCATCCCGCCTGGCCCACGTCCGACCTTTCGTCACTCAAAGCCGTCGCGACCGGCTCGACCATCGTGCCGCCGCATCTGATCGACCGCTTCGTGGCGCGCGGCGTACCCGTGCTTCAGGTCTACGGCTCGACGGAAACTTGTCCCATCGCAGTCTACACCCGGCTTGGTGGCGATCTTTCGCGCGCGGGATCGACCGGACTTGCCGGCCTGTGCTGCGAAGCGAAAGTGATCGATCACGCCGGCAACGAGGTGCCGACGGGAGCGCCGGGGGAGATCGCAGTGCGCGGCCCCAACGTGTTCTTCGAATATTGGGGCAATGCGGACGCAACGCGCGATGCGCTACACGACGGCTGGTATCGTACCGGCGATATCGGCCTGTGCGACGCGGACGGCTATTTCTGGGTGCGCGACCGCAAGAAGAACATGATCATTTCCGGCGGCGAGAACATCTATCCGGCGGAGGTCGAACGCGTCCTGCTGGAACATCCCGATGTCAGCGAATGCGCCGTGATCGGCCGGCCCGATCCACGCTGGGACGAGGTGCCCATCGCCTACGTGATCCCGCGATCCGGCTGTCGGCTCGAAGCAGACGCGTTGAAAGCGCATCTTCAAGCCCAACTCGCCCGCTACAAGGTTCCGCGCGACATCGTTTTCGTCACCGACCTGCCGCGCACAGCGCTGGGCAAGGTCCAGCATTTCCTGCTGAAGCAGCTTGATGCGCAATCGCGCGCGCAAGGAGAAGCATCTTGA
- a CDS encoding NAD/NADP-dependent octopine/nopaline dehydrogenase family protein: protein MKIAVLGGGNGSFAAAGDFALSGHEVRLWRRDADQVAAHRAAGSRILVKDHDGRHDVKLALVTAAIAEAVNGAELILCPAPAFAQSDIARLLAPHLQDGQVVFLPPATFGSMIFAQAARDAGNPANACFAETGTLPWLARKHGPFEVAITIRAKRLPVGVFPLDQAPRALAVIGQAFANAIEPCGDALSGALMNAGPIIHPPLIVMNAGPIEHFEKWDIHKEGTQAAIRRVTDALDAERIAVREALGYGAPHFPLAHHYAKEGEIWMYGRGSHDRLTDSGDWRERIVLTEHRYMREDLRLGLSLLVSVAGLAGVATPLAKGFLAIGGAICGEDFTQGGRTLEKLGLGNLDKAALQTLLRKGF, encoded by the coding sequence TTGAAGATTGCGGTTCTGGGTGGGGGAAACGGCTCTTTCGCGGCCGCGGGCGATTTTGCGCTGTCGGGACATGAGGTCCGGCTCTGGCGCCGCGACGCGGATCAGGTCGCAGCCCATCGCGCCGCCGGCTCGCGCATCCTGGTGAAGGATCATGACGGCCGTCACGACGTCAAGCTCGCGCTGGTCACCGCTGCCATCGCCGAAGCCGTCAACGGCGCAGAGCTGATCCTGTGCCCCGCCCCCGCCTTCGCGCAGTCTGATATTGCGCGCCTGCTTGCTCCACATCTGCAGGATGGACAGGTCGTGTTTCTGCCGCCGGCCACGTTCGGTTCGATGATCTTCGCCCAGGCTGCGCGGGATGCCGGCAACCCCGCCAACGCGTGCTTTGCCGAAACCGGGACCTTGCCCTGGCTGGCCCGCAAGCACGGCCCGTTCGAGGTCGCGATCACCATCCGCGCCAAGCGACTGCCGGTCGGCGTTTTCCCGCTCGATCAGGCGCCGCGTGCGCTTGCGGTGATTGGACAGGCTTTCGCCAACGCAATCGAGCCGTGCGGCGATGCTCTCTCCGGTGCGCTGATGAATGCAGGCCCGATTATCCATCCGCCGCTGATCGTGATGAATGCAGGCCCGATCGAGCATTTCGAAAAGTGGGACATCCACAAGGAAGGAACGCAAGCCGCGATTCGCCGTGTCACCGACGCGCTCGATGCCGAACGGATTGCCGTGCGTGAGGCGCTCGGATATGGCGCACCGCATTTTCCGCTCGCCCATCACTATGCCAAGGAAGGCGAGATCTGGATGTATGGCCGCGGCTCGCACGACCGGCTGACCGATTCCGGCGACTGGCGCGAGCGGATCGTGCTGACCGAGCACCGCTACATGAGAGAAGATTTGCGGCTTGGGCTATCGCTGCTGGTCTCTGTCGCCGGCCTGGCGGGCGTGGCTACGCCGCTGGCCAAAGGATTTCTGGCCATCGGTGGCGCAATCTGCGGTGAGGATTTCACGCAAGGCGGCCGAACCCTCGAGAAGCTGGGCCTCGGCAATCTCGACAAGGCCGCTTTGCAGACGCTTCTTCGCAAGGGATTTTGA